The sequence below is a genomic window from Longimicrobium sp..
GGTGAGCACCATGCTCATTATGAGCATCTGCTCTTAAGATAAGAGCCATGGCTCTTACGGTCAAGAGTCCCGTTTGGGGGAGGTAGATAGATGGCTGCTTTGCCGACAGGCGAGCAGATCGGGCGGCTGATTAATCGGATACGTGGGGCACGGACGCAGAAGGAGTTCGCCGTCGCCTTGGGTCGCCCAGGAAGCCAGGCACAGGTCAGCAAGTGGGAGCGGGGCGAGGTCGCTCCGGACCCCGACACTCTTGTAGCGGTCGCGCAATTGGGCGGAATGAGCAGCCTTGCCGAGTTCTACGAGGCTGCCGAAGCGGTAGATGATGACGAGGACGCGCCCGCGGA
It includes:
- a CDS encoding helix-turn-helix transcriptional regulator — encoded protein: MAALPTGEQIGRLINRIRGARTQKEFAVALGRPGSQAQVSKWERGEVAPDPDTLVAVAQLGGMSSLAEFYEAAEAVDDDEDAPAERFIRALSVEGVVDVYGSVGVPTADLIAAVYAYAERHGFTQRQMRKLDRWRDDYRKATGESQQDATHATDTARRTADASRR